GGCTGTGCCAGTCGCCGAGGTATCCGAGCCGGTGATCAGCCATGCGTGCCCTGAGCACGGCGGGGTGGTCGGCGCCGCCGGGGATGCGGTAGTGGGATCGGCCGCGGTCGGTGGTGGGGATTTCGATGGCAGTGATCACCCACGGGTGCCCGTCAAGGTAGACACCGATCAGGATGCCGCCCGTTTCGTCCGGGTGTGCCTGTGCGGCAGCGGTTGCCATGGCGGCGCGGGCAGACTCCGTGATCCACAGTCGCGTGCTGGTGTTCACTTGTACTCCGGCGCTGGTGTGTCGTCGGGATCGACGATGCCGGCGCGGTCAAATGGTGGGTTCATCGGGCTGAGCACCGTGATGCGTTCGTCCGGTCGTTGCCGCCGAGCGGTGAGCTGATCAATGGCGGCGGCAGCGGTATCGGCCGCAGCGGTGAGCACCGCGATGGGCGGGGCATTGTTCACTGGCGCAGTGCATCCAAGTTCCAGGAAACCCGGGTGAGCCGGACAGACAGCCTCGGTATCGGGTGGAAGTGCGACGTAGCGTGGGTCGTCGACCCGGGCCGCGATCGGGGTGTCGCCCTCGGATTGCCGCTGCACCCGCGCCAGCGCGCCGTGGTGGAAAAGGGCTCCCACGATGAGCGGGACGCCGCGGCGCCCACATACGTCAGCGAGCGCAGCGGTCAGCGGCAAGACCCCGGTGCAATCGATGACCACATCGACTCCACTGATGGTGGCGCGCAACCGGACGGGGTCGTAGGGCAAGTCATCATGGCCGGTCACCGAGGTCCACGGGGCATGCTGCTCGACGACGGCCCTGACAGCGACGGTTTTGGGGTAACCCACGAAGTGGCGTGTGCCCACGTGGCGAACAACGTTGGTGCTGGTGAGAAAGTCACTGTCGTACACGTAGAGGGTGCCGACGCCGCTAGCGGCAACGGCGACCGCGACATGCCCGCCGACCGATCCCGCGCCGGCGATCAGGACCGTCTTGTTGGCGAGCAGATCGGCATCGGCGCCTGCGCGCCGGCGCAGCGCCGGTACGTCGTTGGGGGTAGCCGCCAGTGCCCTCGTGCACAGGGTGTCGCCGAGGCCGGACAGGCTGACCACGATGGCGTCGTGGTCAGCATCATGGCGGGGCCAAGCCAAAACGATGAAATCGTGGCCACCGCTTGGCTCCGGGAACGCCGTGTCGGATCGCGCGGTCAGTCCACGGTCGAGGTTCCTGCGCTGGCGTCGACTCAGTGCTGCCCGCACGTCGTCGAGTGTGCGCGGAGGATCGGCTAGATGGTCGCGCAGATAAAAGGCGCCAGTCAGTACCGGTTTGCCGATGTTGCGAGGGTCGGGTGGGTTGCCGGCGCCGATGAGCAGCGATGTCCCCTGCAGGGTGCCGAATACCTCGGCGGTGTACCCGGGGGTGCCACCAGCGATCAGGTCCTGCAGGGGCAGTTCGGCTCGGTAGTCGCTGCGCTCGTCGTAGAGATAGTGCGCGTCGAGCGCGCGGTCCTCGGGGTTAAAGCCGTCCCGGGCTGCAGCGGCCCACTGGTCAAGGCGGTCCCAAAGTCCTTGTAGTGTAATGCCATCGATCTGGGCCGGGTCGTCTTCGGCCCACA
The window above is part of the Mycolicibacterium fortuitum subsp. fortuitum genome. Proteins encoded here:
- a CDS encoding ThiF family adenylyltransferase, whose protein sequence is MHTYDDAAFDRFCSDLVNAGFSANGDQDQPCWAGPIRPSLRGHTDATRMRIQFYSGWPLRYAHVVVPGLRTGHASQGTICLWAEDDPAQIDGITLQGLWDRLDQWAAAARDGFNPEDRALDAHYLYDERSDYRAELPLQDLIAGGTPGYTAEVFGTLQGTSLLIGAGNPPDPRNIGKPVLTGAFYLRDHLADPPRTLDDVRAALSRRQRRNLDRGLTARSDTAFPEPSGGHDFIVLAWPRHDADHDAIVVSLSGLGDTLCTRALAATPNDVPALRRRAGADADLLANKTVLIAGAGSVGGHVAVAVAASGVGTLYVYDSDFLTSTNVVRHVGTRHFVGYPKTVAVRAVVEQHAPWTSVTGHDDLPYDPVRLRATISGVDVVIDCTGVLPLTAALADVCGRRGVPLIVGALFHHGALARVQRQSEGDTPIAARVDDPRYVALPPDTEAVCPAHPGFLELGCTAPVNNAPPIAVLTAAADTAAAAIDQLTARRQRPDERITVLSPMNPPFDRAGIVDPDDTPAPEYK
- a CDS encoding Mov34/MPN/PAD-1 family protein, whose protein sequence is MNTSTRLWITESARAAMATAAAQAHPDETGGILIGVYLDGHPWVITAIEIPTTDRGRSHYRIPGGADHPAVLRARMADHRLGYLGDWHSHPDDVGPSRTDLASLARISMTKPRHPNPTQIVLRRTQHGYTLDARRIVSLIPRACTVTLTGGLPGPTPHTTHRDPGTNAPTTDPPGDPA